From the genome of Aquiluna borgnonia:
TCCACTTGCTACTGCCGTCGCTCGCAGCATTTCTGCCATCTAGAGAGCTTGCCCACTTCAGCGTGACGAAGGGACTGCGGCGGCGATTAGCAGTCAACCAAACTCGGCTTTGGAAATCGGCCTCAGTTTCAAGGACCGAGGAAATTACTTCGACTCCGGCATCCCTCAGAGTTTGGGCTCCGTTGGAAGAAGCGTCACCCGGGTCGCTTGAGGCATATACAACTCTCGAAATTCCAGCTGCGATCAGCGCCTGCGCGCAGGGACCGGTCTTGCCAGTGTGATTGCAGGGCTCCAGCGTCACAACTGCCGTTAGCCCTTTGGGAAGCGTTTCAAATTTTGCACTGAGATTTTTCAGGGCCATCACTTCGGCGTGGTCGGTACCCGAACCAAGGTGCCAGCCCTCGGCAACAATCTCACCTGAATCGTTCAGGATTACGGCCCCAACCTGCGGGTTCACGCCAGCAGCCGGGCCTCTGAGAGCAAGCTCGAGCGCGCGCTTCATCGCGCTCTCGTAATCAGTGTGATTCATGCTTGCCCTTCCGCGTGCCAACACAGCACGCCGGGGGCGCGAAAAGAAGGGACGCCAAGGCATCCCCGGTTCTTCTCCCATCCGGACTTTAACCGTCGGTATCGGAATTTCACCGATTCAACCGCCTGAGGTCACTTAGCTGGCTGCCAAGCTCCCAGTCGGGTCGCGGACTTTAACCGCCGGCTCAGATTTTCACTGACCCCGAAGAACTGTGTTACTAAGAACAATACTCTCCGGGGCTGGGAAATTCCCCTTGGATTATGGTCGAACGAATCCCAAACGGTCATAGACGTCTGAGAGGGTCCGCTCGGCAATCTCGTTGGCCTTTGCAGCGCCGCTTGCAAGCAGGCGATCCAGTTCAGCGGGATCGCCGAGAAGTTCTTGAGCACGATTGCGAATTGGATCAAGTGCCGACACAACTGCATCCGCTACCGCCGTCTTGAGTGCGCCATACCCCTGGCCCTGCAGTGAAGCGGTGAAGGAGTCGATGCTCTCGCCAGTGATAGCGCTGTAGATACCAATCAGGTTAGAAACACCAGGCTTGGCATCGCGGTCGAAGCGAATCTCACCATCGGTGTCGGTGACAGCGCTCTTAATCTTTTTAGCGATCACGCTTGGCTCATCCATCAGGTTCACTAGACCCTTGGGGTCGGCAGCGGACTTGGACATTTTGGCCGTTGGTTCCTGCAGGTCATAGATCTTCGCGGTCTCCCTGAGGATGTGAGCCTCGGGGATCTCGAAGGTTTGACCGAATCTGGAGTTGAAGCGAGTCGCCAGGTCTCTGGTGAGCTCAAGGTGCTGGCGCTGATCCTCTCCAACAGGGACGGCTTTTGGCTGATAAAGCAAAATATCTGCGGCCTGCAAGATCGGGTAGGTAAAAAGCCCGACGGAGGAGTTGTCCGCCCCACCCTTTTGGCTCTTGTCCTTGAATTGAGTCATTCGCGACGCTTCACCAAAACCCGTGATGCAGTTCAGCACCCAGGCCAATTGGGCGTGGGCGGGGACATGGGACTGGACAAACAGCGCCGATTTTTCCGGATCAATCCCTGCGGCAATGTATTGAGCCGCGGTTCTTCTGGTGTTCTCCCTCAGCTGCGCAGGTTCCTGGGGGACAGTAATGGCGTGGAGGTCGACGATGACGTAGTAGGCGTTGAAGTCTTCCTGCATCTTCACCCACTGGGTTAGCGCCCCCAGGTAGTTTCCAAGGTGCAGGCTTGAGGCGCTCGGCTGCATTCCAGAGAGCAGATTGGGTTTGGACATCATTTCCTAAAGTTGAAAGTCAACCGTTACGGGGGCATGATCGCTCCAGCGAGCGTCATAGCTCTCGGCCCGATCAATCCGATAATTCTGCCCTAGCTGGGCAAGCTTTGGCGAGGCTAGTTGGTAATCGATTCTCCAACCGGCATCCGTGTCAAACGCCTGACCCCTGAAAGACCACCAGGTGTAGGGGCCGGGGGTTTCAGGGTGCGCACTGCGACCAAGGTCCACCCAGCCCTGGGCTGCGAAGTTATCAAAATAGGCGCGTTCCTGAGGCAAGAACCCGGCGTTTTTGAGGTTACCCTTCCAGTTCTTGATGTCTAGTTCGGTGTGGCCAACGTTCAAATCACCGACAATCAGAGCGAGCTCACGATTCTCAATCAACCACGCCATCCGCTCCTGCATAGCTTCCAAAAACTTGTATTTTTCAACCTGCTTGGGGGTTTCAACCTCGCCCGAGTGAACGTAAACGCTCACCACCGTAAGGAGCCCGGCAGCAGTTTCAAAGTCGGCCTCGAGCCAGCGACCGGCTGAGTCAAATTCTTCTGGTCCTAACTCGGTGCGGGTTTCTATCGCCTCAAACTTAGAGAGGATCGCTACGCCAGCTCGCCCCTTGGCGGTTGCCTCGTGGTTGTAGATGTGCCAGGCGGGCGCTACAGATAAAGGCCCATCGACCGCTAGCGCATCAAGCTCAGATCGCGGAGCACGCACTTCCTGCAGGCAAAGAATGTCGGGTTTTGCCTGACTGAGCCATGCCCCCATGCCGTTTTTTGCGGCAGCCCTGACACCGTTCACGTTTACCGTGGTGATGGTTTTCATCAGAGGGTGATCCAGATTTCCTCACCGCGGATCTCAACGGGGATTCTCCCGAGCGCAGTTTTGGCCGGCCCGGCTAGCACCATTCCAGATTCAGAGTCAAACCGGGCGCCGTGACAACCGCAGACAATTTCCGTCTCCTCAACCCCGTTTACGATGCAGCCGGAGTGAGTGCAGGTGGCACTGAAAGCCTTGAAGTTACCTTCGGTTGGCTGAGTCACCAAAACCGTGAGCATCTCATCCACCGGGAACTTGGTTCCCGAGCCAACCGGGACCTCATTGACCATCGCCAGCATGATTGCGCCGGAGGTGGCGGCCTGAGTCTCAGAGGCGACCGGAGTGGCGGTTTCCTCGGCCGCTGCGCAGCCTGCCAGGACCACGGTGCTGGCAGCTATTCCCCCGAGAGCCGCACGGCGAGTTAGGCTCATGGCTTTCCGCGCAGGATGGCCTGCTTGACCTCTGCGATGGCCTTCGTTACCTCAATACCTCTGGGGCAAGCCTCGGTGCAGTTGAAGGTGGTGCGGCAGCGCCAGACACCCTCTTTGTCGTTCAGGATGTCGATGCGAACCTGGGCGGCCTCATCACGTGAGTCAAAAATGAAGCGGTGAGCATTCACAATGGCGGCCGGGCCAAAGTACTGGCCATCAGTCCAGAAAACTGGGCAGCTGGTGGTGCAGGCCGCACAGAGAATGCACTTGGTGGTGTCGTCGTAGCGGGCGCGGTCCTCAGGGGACTGCAGGCGCTCCTTCTCGGGCTTGTCCGAGGCAATTAGGAATGGGTTGACATCCTTATAGGCCTGGTAGAAGGGGTTCATGTCCACGATCAAGTCTTTTTCAACCGGAAGGCCCTTGATTGGCTCAACGTAGATCGGCTGAGAGATGTCTAGATCCTTGATCAAGGTCTTGCAGGCTAGTCGGTTGCGACCGTTGATGCGCATGGCGTCCGATCCGCAGACGCCGTGGGCACAGGAGCGGCGGAAGGTTAGGGAACCGTCCTGCTCCCACTTGATCTTGTGCAGGGCGTCCAGCACGCGGTCGGTGCCGAACATCTCGACGTCGTAGTCCACCCACTTCGGCTCGGAGTCAGTCTCCGGGTCAAATCGGCGAATCATCAGGGTTACCTGGAAAGAGGCAACCTCAGCTATCTTCTGCTCTGCCATTAGTACTTACGCTCCATTGGCTGGTAGTTGGTGATAACCACAGGCTTCCAGCCCAACTTAATGTTGGTGCCGGTTGCCTTGTCGGTGTTTTCGGTCTTGTAGGCCATGGAGTGAACCATGAATTTCTGGTCGTCACGAGTTGGGAAGTCCTCGCGCAGGTGAGCTCCGCGAGACTCGCGGCGCTCGCGACAGGTGATTACCGTGACCTCTGCAAGATCCAGCAGGAATCCAAGCTCAATGGCCTCCAGGAGGTCGGTGTTGAAGCGCTTGCCCTGGTCCTGGATTGAGATGTTCTCGTAGCGCTTGCGCAGCTCCTGAATCTTGTCGAAGGCTTCGTTCAAGGTCTCCTCGGTGCGGAAAACCTGGGCGTTTTTGTCCATGGTTTCCTGCAGCTCCTTGCGCAGCTGGGCCACCTTCTCTTTACCCTTTGCCTTGCGAACCTTCTCCAGCATTGCCAGCACTTCGTCGGCAGCGTTCTCTGGAACCGGAACCTGCTTGGCGGTCTTCGCGTACTCCACCGCGTAGCGGCCGGCACGCTTACCGAAGACGTTAATGTCCAGCAGTGAGTTGGTTCCTAGTCGGTTGGCGCCGTGAACCGAGACACAGGCGCACTCGCCGGCGGCGTATAGCCCTGGGACCACGGTGTCGTTGTCGCTGAGCACCTCTGCCTTGATGTTGGTTGGGATACCACCCATGGCGTAGTGAGCGGTTGGGAAAACCGGAACCGGTTCGGTGTAAGGCTCAACACCCAGGTAGGTTCTGGCAAACTCGGTGATGTCGGGGAGCTTTGCGTCAATTACGGCGGGCTCCAGGTGAGTCAGGTCAAGGAATACATAGTCCTTGTTGGGTCCGCCACCGCGACCCTCCCGGACCTCATTAGCCATCGCTCTGGCAACCATGTCACGCGGAGCTAGGTCTTTGATGGTCGGGGCATAGCGCTCCATGAAACGCTCACCGGAGGCATTGCGCAAAATGCCACCCTCGCCTCGGGCTGCTTCGGAGAGCAAAATTCCCAGTCCGGCAAGACCGGTCGGGTGGAACTGGTAGAACTCCATGTCCTCCAAAGGAAGGCCCTTGCGGAAGATGATTCCAACGCCGTCGCCGGTCAAGGTGTGAGCGTTGGAGGTGGTTTTGTAGATCTTTCCGAATCCACCGGTTGCAAACACGATGCTCTTGGCCGCGAACACGTGAATGTCTCCGGTCGCTAGCTCGTAGGCGACAACCGCCGAAGGCTTGCCGTCGTTCATGGCCAGGTCAAGAACGTAAAACTCGTTGTAGAACTCGATGCCCAGCTTCACGCAGTTTTGGTAGAGGGTCTGCAGGATCATGTGACCGGTGCGGTCTGCCGCGTAGCAGGAACGGCGAACCGGCGCCTTCCCGTGATCGCGAGTGTGACCACCGAAACGGCGCTGGTCGATCTTGCCGTCCGGGGTGCGGTTGAACGGCAATCCCATGTTCTCCAGGTCGATAACCGCCTGGACCGATTCCTTGGCCAGAATTTCTGCGGCGTCCTGGTCAACCAGGTAGTCGCCACCCTTGACGGTGTCGAAAGTGTGCCACTCCCAGCTGTCTTCCTCAACGTTGGCAAGAGCAGCAGCCATACCACCCTGGGCGGCTCCGGTGTGAGAGCGGGTTGGGAAAAGTTTTGAAACCACAGCCACCTTGGCGTGTGGGCCAGCCTCAATCGCGGCGCGCATACCGGCTCCGCCAGCACCCACGATAACTACGTCGTAAGAGTGATAGGTCACGTTGTCGTTGGCCATGATTTCCTAACTAGTTTGCTGGGCAGAACGAAGGCAACAGCTCTGCAGCTGCACCAGCGGGGCAAGGGTCGAAGGTGAAGATCACCAGGGTTCCTAGAACAATCAGAAGGGCACAAACAATCCACAGGGTGTAGTTCAATCCCACGCGGACCCTCTCCTTCTCGGTGTAGTCGTTGACGATGGTGCGCATTCCGTTGGTTCCGTGAATCATGGCTAGCCACAGCATGGCCATATCCCAAACCTGCCAGAACGGATCTGCCCACTTTCCAGCTACGAATGCGAAGTCGATTGCCTTGATGCCATCACCCAAAACCAGGTTGACAATCAGGTGGGTAAAAATAAGGACGACCAGCAGCGGTCCGGAGACACGCATAAAGAGCCAGCCGTACTTCTCCCAGTTGGCAGCCTTGCGGCTTCTGGGCTGAACTGGAGTCTCGATAACTACCACTTAGTGACCTCCGAACACTCGAGCTAGGTGCAGGGGCGCAAAGCCAGCTACTGCGATAACGGTGATCGCCATTACTGCCCAGAACATTAGGTTTTGGTACTTGGTTCCCTTGGACCAGAAGTCCACGGCGATTACTCGTAGGCCATTTAGACCGTGGAAGAGGATGCCTCCGACCAGGCCAAGCTCTGCGAGTCCAATGATCGGCGTCTTGTAGGACTCGATGACCACGTTGTAGGCCTCGGGGCTAACCCTGACCAGGGCGGTGTCCAACACGTGGACCAGAAGGAAAAAGAAAATTGCGACACCGGTGATGCGGTGCAAAACCCAGGACCACATGCCCACCTTGCCGCGGTACAGGGTTCCTGCTGGCCGAGTTGCCAAGCTAGCCTCCATGGATAGTTTCGGGATAGCTAAAGTCTAACCAACTTGACCCCGCGCACTTCCCCAAAAACCAGATAAACATCTAGGGTTTGAAGGGTGAAATCTGAAATTTCCGCTCTGGAGCGCTTTTACGCTGTTATCCCTGCCGGAGGCGTGGGCTCCAGGCTTTGGCCTCTTTCAAGAGCGAGCGCCCCAAAGTTTTTGCACGATCTGACCGGCAGTGGTCAGACTCTGCTCCAGGACACCTGGGATCGGTTGCAGCCGATCTCCGCAGGTCGAACCATGGTTGTGACGGGAAACGTTCACGCCCATGCCGTGGAGCAGCAGCTTCCCGAACTCGATGATGCCAACATCATTCTCGAACCCTCACCCCGGGATTCCACGGCAGCGATTGCTTTGGCGGCAGCGGTCTTGATGCGCCGGGAGCCCGAGGTAATCATCGGATCCTTTGCGGCCGACCACGTGATATTGGACACCGACCAGTTCTTGGCCACCGTCAAAGAGGCTGTCTCGGTGGCGGCATCCGGAAAAATCGTCACCATTGGACTTCGACCAACCGAACCTTCGGTCGGATTCGGCTACATCCAAAAGGGTGATCCGCTGGATTACCCAAACGCCTGCGAAGTCTTGAAGTTTGTCGAGAAGCCAAACATCAAATTGGCCAGGCAATACGTCGAGTCCGGAGACTATTTCTGGAATGCCGGAATGTTCATAGCCCCGGCCAAGCTGCTGCTTGAGGTGTTGCAAAGAACCGAACCCGAGCTACACGCTGCAATCGACAAAATTGCGCAGGCTTGGGACACGCCAAGCCGGGAGGCAGTCCTCAAAGCCAACTGGCCAAAACTCAAGCGCATTGCAATTGACTACTCAATTGCCGAACCTGCTGCCGAGCAGGGACTGGTTGCAGTTGTCCCGGCCGAGTTTGAGTGGCACGACGTTGGAGACTTTGCATCAATCGCCGAACTTCAATCCCAGGGACGCAAGGGAAACCTTGCAGTGCTGGGTTCTGCCAGAGTGCTCTCCGATTCATCCTCTGGCATTTTGATCTCAGATACCGACCGACTTGTTGCGTTGATTGGCCTCGAGGATGTAATCGTGGTTGATACTCCAGACGCCCTTCTCATCACGACCAAAGAGCATGCTCAAAAAGTAAAGTCACTCGTCGATGTCTTGAAACAGAGCGGTCACTCAGAGCTTTTATAACAGTTGTTTCAAACCCGTAAATCTTGGCGTTTACCTCGCGTTTGCGCGCAAATAGCGGAGTAGAGTGATGGGCGAACCGGTGCCTGAGAGCACCAAATTCCAAATCAGGAGGAAACCTTGAAACTAAAGAATGCATCAGCCGCATTCGCCCTGCTAGGCGCCTCGGCTCTAGTGCTATCTGGTTGCGCCGCTGCACCAGAGGCAGAGCCAACCGCGACCGAGTCTGAGACCGCAACCGAGGAAGCAGCGCCAAGCGTTGACTACCTAGCCTGTGCAGTTTCCGACGAGGGTAGCTGGAACGACAAGTCATTCAACGAGTCTGTTTACGACGGTCTGCTAAAGGCCGAGGCAGAGCTCGGTGTTCAGATTGCCGAAGCAGAGTCCAACTCTGCCGAGGACTTCGCACCAAACCTTCAGGCCATGGTTGACCAGGCCTGTGACATCACCTTCGCAGTTGGCTTCAACTTGGTTGCCGATGTCAACGCTGCAGCGGCAGCTAACCCAGAGACCCAGTTCGTAACCATTGACGGTTGGAGCGAGGGTAACGCCAACCTAAAGCCAGTTGGTTACGCAATGAACCAGTCCAGCTACCTTGCTGGCTACCTGGCAGCTGCCTACTCCACCACCAAGGTCGTTGGTACCTACGGTGGAATGCAGATCGACGCAGTTACTGACTTCATGAACGGCTTCTACTACGGAGCTATGGCATGGGGTGCAGAGAACGGCGCCGAGGTCAAGGTTGTAGGTTGGGACCCAGCCGCAGCCACCGGTCAGTTCATCGGTGACTTCACTCCAAACTCCGGAACCTCCAAGTCGATTGCTGCAGCCCTGATCAACGACGGCGCTGACGTGATCTTCCCAGTTGGTGGAGACCAGTTCGGTGCAGTTTCTCAGGCAATCGAGGAAGCTGGCATCGCCGGTGTCATGATCGGTGTTGACAAGGACGTAGCCCTAACCTCCCCAGAGTACGCACCATACGTGCTGACCTCTGCTGAGAAGCGCATGACCAACGCTGTTTACGACATCGTGGCTGAGCTCTCCGCTGGTGGCGAGTTCTCAGGCGACGCATACCTCGGCACCTTGGCAAACGGTGGAACCGGACTATCTCCGTTCTACGAGTTCGACTCCAAGATTGATGACGCAACCAAGGCACGTCTAGCAGAGCTAGAGGCCGGCATCATCGCGGGTGAGATCGACCCACTGAGCTAGTCTGAAAAAATAGTTGGGGGCCGCAGAGGAATCTGCGGCCCTTACTATTTGGCAGAATAGAACCTGGCACGAAGGAGTGCGTAGATTGAAATTAGAACTTCGAGGCATCACCAAACGCTTCGGCCAGTTGGTTGCCAATGACCATATTGACTTGACCGTCAACCCCGGTGAGATTCACGCGCTGCTGGGAGAGAACGGTGCGGGTAAGTCGACCCTGATGAACGTGCTCTACGGCCTTTACACCGCAGACGAGGGTCAGATTCTGCTGGATGACAAGGTTCAAAAATTCTCCGGTCCCGGCGATGCGATGGCCGCGGGCATCGGCATGGTCCACCAGCACTTCATGCTCATTCCCGTCTTCACGGTTGCCGAGAATGTCGCCCTTGGAAATGAGCCGACCTCGGCTCTGGGAACTCTAAATCTTGCAAAGGCCCGCGCTCGGGTCATCGAAATCTCCGACCGATTCGGATTCAACGTAGATCCCGATGCCCTGGTTGAAGATCTGCCGGTCGGTGTTCAGCAGCGAGTTGAAATCATTAAGGCGCTTTCAAGAGACGCCAAAGTTTTAGTCCTCGACGAGCCAACTGCAGTGCTTACTCCGCAGGAGACCGATGAGCTCATGGCGATTATGCGCCAGCTGGCAAAGAGCGGAACCTCGATTGTTTTTATCACCCACAAGCTTCGTGAAGTAAAGGAAGTTGCCGACCGCATTACCGTTATCCGGTTAGGAAAAGTTGTCGGAAGTGCTTCTCCCGAGGATTCCACCTCAGAGCTGGCCTCAATGATGGTTGGGCGCGAAGTCGACCTAACCGTTTCGAAGAAATCGGCCGAACCAGGGGCCGAAGTCATTCGACTGGAAAACATCAATGTCCTCGACGATCGCAACCAGCGAGCTGTCAGGGGAGTGAGCCTCAAGGTTCACGCCGGGGAAATTCTGGCCATTGCCGGAGTGCAGGGCAACGGTCAAACCGAACTGGCCGAGGCACTGCTTGGGCTCAGGCCGGTAATGCGCGGCATGGGCGCTATCGCAATCAAGGATCAGTACCTCAAGGCCCAGCCAAGCGTCCGCGAGGTGCTTGAAATGGGTGTCGGTTTCATCCCTGAGGACCGCAAGAAGGACGGACTGGTTTCGGAGTTTTCGGTCGCTGAAAACCTAATGCTGGATGCCTCCTACAAGTCCGAATTCACCAAGGGCCTCAGTATCAATTTCTCCGCTCGCAAGCGAATTGCGAAGGATCTGATCTCCCGTTTTGACGTCCGCACCCCCTCGGCTGAGGCTCTGGCGGGAAAGCTCTCCGGAGGAAATCAGCAAAAGGTCGTGGTCGCTAGGGAGCTTTACAGGAATGTTGATCTGCTGATTGCCTCGCAGCCCACCCGAGGGGTGGATGTGGGTTCGATTGAGTTCATCCACGAGCAAATAGTCGCTGAGCGCGATGCCGGCAAGGCTGTGATTCTAATTTCCACCGAGCTGGATGAAGTTTTGGCATTGGCTGACCGAATTGCTGTGATGTATCGAGGGGAAATAGTTGGAATTGTTCCCCCCACCACCTCTAGGGAGCAGCTGGGCAAGATGATGGCTGGAGTAAGCGCATGAGTAACAACTCTCAAAACGAAGAACGACTCTCCCAGGCCGTGAAAGAAATCTTGGCCGGTGGTTTTACCAGGACTCTGCTCTCGGTGATTCTCGGATTCCTGGTGGGCGCCCTATTCATGATCGGTTCCAATAAGGAGTTCCTCGAGGGGCTGGGCTATTTCTTCTCTCGCCCCACAGACTCGCTTGGAGCGGCCTGGACCGTGGTCAGCGAGGGTTATGGCGCGCTGTTCCGTGGCGCAATTTTCAACGCTGAGGCCGAAACCTTTGAAAAGGCAATTCGTCCGCTAACTGAGACGCTGCGCCTGGGCGCACCACTGGTTGCCGCAGGACTGGGAATCGGCCTGACATTCAGGGTTGGCCTATTCAACATCGGCGGCACCGGCCAGTTGATTTTTGGCATGATTTTTGCCACCTGGGTCGCCACTCGCATTGAACTTCCCTTTGTCATTCACACCCTGGTGGCGCTAGTAGCTGGAATCTTGGGAGCTGCCCTGCTGGGAGCCCTGGTCGGCTTCCTAAAGGCCCGAACCGGAGCCCACGAGGTCATCCTGACCATCATGCTCAACTACATCGCGCTGTATTTCTTCACCTTCTTGATGAGGGACCCAGCCCTACTGCAGGAGGAGAGGGCAACCGGAAACCCCAAGGCTGATCCAGCTGCTGAAACGGCTCAGTTCCCAGCACTATTTGGGGATCAGTTCTCGCTGCACTGGGGCCTGATAATTTCCTTGGCCGCGGTGATCCTCTACTGGTGGTTGATGGAGCGTTCCACGATTGGCTACCGCTTGAGAATGGTGGGATACAACCCGGATGCCGCTAAAACCGCAGGTATCAATGTCAATCGCACCTACGTTCTAGCCATGGGTCTTTCGGCTGCATTCGTCGGCGTTGCAGCCGCGAACCAAGCCCTTGGCTCGGCCATCGGTGTCACCCCATCGACCCACGCAAACATTGGTTTTGACGCCATAACCGTGGCGCTTCTCGGTGGTAGTTCAGCACCTGGAATTCTGCTCGCCGGCATGCTTTTCGGGGCCTTCAAGGCCGGGGCACCAGCAATGCAGGTGATTGGAATCTCGCCAGAGGTTTTGGGAATCGTGCAGGGGGCGATCGTGCTGTTCATTGCCGCTCCTCCGCTGATTCGGGCAATCTTTGGGCTGCCAAAACCTCAAAATACCAACGCGCTCGGGGCGATCCGAGATCGAATCTTTGCCAAGGGAGGTGCCAAGTGATGCTCAAGGCTCTCGAGGGTATTTCTAAGGACGAGCGAGTCGGCTTCAAGGCCCCCGGCATCATGGGGGCGCTTGGTCTTCTAGTCCTTTACTTCTTCGGCATCGCAGGTCGCGAGGGTGAGGCGAGTTTCGAACTCTCGCGCAAGCAGGATTTAGTGCAAATCCCAGCGCTCCCAATCGAATCGGCAACCCTGGGTTTGATCTCTGGCATTTTGATGCTGCTGATCGCTGGATTTGCTCTGTATCGCTCAGCTCAAAATCAGCCCACACCGCTTTGGATATCAACCAGCTTCGGCTTCATTGGAGTTGTGGCGCTGCTGGGTTGGCTGGCAGCTGGCAACACCGTTCCTGTGGTGTTCATTGCCGGCACAGCCCTGGTCTTGGCTGTTCCAATCATGCTGGGCGCCATGGCCGGTGTGATGAGTGAGCGCAGTGGAATCACCAACATCGCCATTGAGGGCCAGCTGCTGACAGGAGCCTTCATGGCCGCCGTGGTGACCTCGCTGACAGACAGCTTTACCCTGGGTATCTTGTCGGCAATGTTTACCGCAGCGCTGATGAGCATGGTGCTGGCGGTCTTTGCCATCAAGTTCCTAGCTCAGCAAATCATCGTCGGTGTTGTTCTGAACGTTCTGGTGATCGGTATCACCAACTTCCTGTATCAGCAGTGGTTGACCGAAGACGGGGAGAACGTTAACTTCCCTGGCACCCTCGATATCGTCAAGATTCCGCTGCTGAGCGATATTCCGGTGCTCGGCCCCGTGTTTTTCGAGAACCGCATCACGGTATTCGTGGCCCTGCTGATTGTCCCTGCCCTTTGGTTCGTGCTCTTCAAGACCAGGCTCGGGCTGCGAGCCAGAGCGGTCGGCGAACACCCGTTGGCTGCTGACACCGTAGGTATCAATGTGTCGCGCACTCGGTTCTGGTGGGTCACCATTGGCGGCGCCATCGCTGGCTTTGGCGGTGCGGCCCTCACGGTCGGAAACGCCGGTGCATTCGGGCGAGAGATGTCTGGAGGCTTTGGATTCATTGCTTTGGCAGTGGTTATCCTGGGTCGCTGGCACCCCATCTCGGCCGCTCTTGCGGCGCTGCTGTTTGGCTTCTCAATCATCCTCAGGGTTTGGGCCAACCAGGTCAGTCCTGGTATTCCAACCGACTTCATCACCATGGTTCCCTACATCGTCACCATCATCGCGGTGGTCGGTTTTGTTGGTCAATCCAGACCTCCAAAATCCCTCGCCATTCCTTACGTGAAGGGGTAGCCGGTGGAAATCGACTGGGTTGCACTTAAGGCTGAGGCCATTGCTGCTATGCAGCGGGCCTACGCCCCGTACTCCAATTTTCCGGTTGGGGCGGCTGCCCTTACCGACTCGGGTCAGATAATTTCTGGTTGCAATGTCGAGAACGCCTCCTATGGTGTGGGGCTTTGTGCCGAGTGCTCGCTGGTGAGTGAGCTGTTCCGAACCGGCGGCGGAAAACTAGTCGCATTTTCCTGCGTTGACGGTGACGGAAACACCCTGATGCCCTGCGGACGCTGCCGACAGTTGCTCTACGAACACCGTGCGCCGGGCATGCTGCTTGAAACCGTTTCAGGCATCAAGAGCATGGATCAGGTTTTGCCGGACGCTTTTGGTCCCGAACATTTGGAGAAGTAATTGAGTTTTTCAGCCGTTGAGCTAATCATCAAAAAACGCGAGCGGGGGGAGCTCAGCACAGCTGAAATTGATTGGCTGGTTGCCAACTACACCTCCGGCCGCGTCGCGGATGAGCAGATGTCCGCTATGGCGATGGCGATTTTGCTCAACGGGATGAACCGTCGGGAAATCAAAGACCTAACGCTGGCAATGATTGCCTCCGGTGAACGATTGAGCTTCGATGGCCTAGCGGCCCCTACTGCCGACAAGCACTCAACCGGTGGCGTTGGGGACAAGATCACTTTGCCCCTGGCTCCGCTTGTTGCCTCTTACGGGGTTGCGGTTCCGCAGCTTTCCGGCAGGGGCCTGGGTCACACCGGTGGAACGCTGGACAAGCTGGAGTCAATCCCGGGCTGGCAGGCTTCGCTCTCCAACACCGAGCTCTATTCGCAGCTCGCAGAGATTGGGGCGGTGATTTGCGCCGCCGGTTCAGGTTTGGCA
Proteins encoded in this window:
- the ribD gene encoding bifunctional diaminohydroxyphosphoribosylaminopyrimidine deaminase/5-amino-6-(5-phosphoribosylamino)uracil reductase RibD; this encodes MNHTDYESAMKRALELALRGPAAGVNPQVGAVILNDSGEIVAEGWHLGSGTDHAEVMALKNLSAKFETLPKGLTAVVTLEPCNHTGKTGPCAQALIAAGISRVVYASSDPGDASSNGAQTLRDAGVEVISSVLETEADFQSRVWLTANRRRSPFVTLKWASSLDGRNAASDGSSKWISGEESRAHTHLQRSQCDAIAVGTATVLADDPELLARKSPNEYYSNQPLRVVIGNSDIPASARVLQGGDSVQLRTRDLQAALSELWARGVKHLLVEGGPNLASAFEEAGLVDEYQIYLAPVLLGGPRTSLTDIGVENISQGHRLEILETAQLGTDLFIRARRK
- the trpS gene encoding tryptophan--tRNA ligase, which gives rise to MSKPNLLSGMQPSASSLHLGNYLGALTQWVKMQEDFNAYYVIVDLHAITVPQEPAQLRENTRRTAAQYIAAGIDPEKSALFVQSHVPAHAQLAWVLNCITGFGEASRMTQFKDKSQKGGADNSSVGLFTYPILQAADILLYQPKAVPVGEDQRQHLELTRDLATRFNSRFGQTFEIPEAHILRETAKIYDLQEPTAKMSKSAADPKGLVNLMDEPSVIAKKIKSAVTDTDGEIRFDRDAKPGVSNLIGIYSAITGESIDSFTASLQGQGYGALKTAVADAVVSALDPIRNRAQELLGDPAELDRLLASGAAKANEIAERTLSDVYDRLGFVRP
- a CDS encoding exodeoxyribonuclease III, translated to MKTITTVNVNGVRAAAKNGMGAWLSQAKPDILCLQEVRAPRSELDALAVDGPLSVAPAWHIYNHEATAKGRAGVAILSKFEAIETRTELGPEEFDSAGRWLEADFETAAGLLTVVSVYVHSGEVETPKQVEKYKFLEAMQERMAWLIENRELALIVGDLNVGHTELDIKNWKGNLKNAGFLPQERAYFDNFAAQGWVDLGRSAHPETPGPYTWWSFRGQAFDTDAGWRIDYQLASPKLAQLGQNYRIDRAESYDARWSDHAPVTVDFQL
- a CDS encoding Rieske (2Fe-2S) protein; the encoded protein is MSLTRRAALGGIAASTVVLAGCAAAEETATPVASETQAATSGAIMLAMVNEVPVGSGTKFPVDEMLTVLVTQPTEGNFKAFSATCTHSGCIVNGVEETEIVCGCHGARFDSESGMVLAGPAKTALGRIPVEIRGEEIWITL
- a CDS encoding succinate dehydrogenase iron-sulfur subunit → MAEQKIAEVASFQVTLMIRRFDPETDSEPKWVDYDVEMFGTDRVLDALHKIKWEQDGSLTFRRSCAHGVCGSDAMRINGRNRLACKTLIKDLDISQPIYVEPIKGLPVEKDLIVDMNPFYQAYKDVNPFLIASDKPEKERLQSPEDRARYDDTTKCILCAACTTSCPVFWTDGQYFGPAAIVNAHRFIFDSRDEAAQVRIDILNDKEGVWRCRTTFNCTEACPRGIEVTKAIAEVKQAILRGKP
- the sdhA gene encoding succinate dehydrogenase flavoprotein subunit, translated to MANDNVTYHSYDVVIVGAGGAGMRAAIEAGPHAKVAVVSKLFPTRSHTGAAQGGMAAALANVEEDSWEWHTFDTVKGGDYLVDQDAAEILAKESVQAVIDLENMGLPFNRTPDGKIDQRRFGGHTRDHGKAPVRRSCYAADRTGHMILQTLYQNCVKLGIEFYNEFYVLDLAMNDGKPSAVVAYELATGDIHVFAAKSIVFATGGFGKIYKTTSNAHTLTGDGVGIIFRKGLPLEDMEFYQFHPTGLAGLGILLSEAARGEGGILRNASGERFMERYAPTIKDLAPRDMVARAMANEVREGRGGGPNKDYVFLDLTHLEPAVIDAKLPDITEFARTYLGVEPYTEPVPVFPTAHYAMGGIPTNIKAEVLSDNDTVVPGLYAAGECACVSVHGANRLGTNSLLDINVFGKRAGRYAVEYAKTAKQVPVPENAADEVLAMLEKVRKAKGKEKVAQLRKELQETMDKNAQVFRTEETLNEAFDKIQELRKRYENISIQDQGKRFNTDLLEAIELGFLLDLAEVTVITCRERRESRGAHLREDFPTRDDQKFMVHSMAYKTENTDKATGTNIKLGWKPVVITNYQPMERKY